The Candidatus Brocadiaceae bacterium genome includes the window GGTCGGCGACGTGGTCATGGCCACCCCCGTCCTGCGGGCGGTGCGCGAGCGCTTCCCGGCGGCCTGCGTGACGCTGGTGGTGCGCAAGGGCCTCGAGAGGATCGTCCACGGCGCCCCATGGTTCGACGAATGTATAGTCTACGGGCCCCGGGGGATGCGCTCGGCGGGCGAGTTCCTCCGGACGGTCCGCGCGCTGCGCCGGCCGAGGTGCGACCTGGCCCTCGTGCTGCCCAATTCGTTCAGCTCGGCGCTGATGTTCCGTCTGGCAGGGGCGCGCCGTCGCGTCGGCTACGCGCGGGACGCCCGGTCGTTCCTGCTGACCGACGCCCTCCCCCGCCCTTCCCGGGACGGCCGCTTCCGCCCGACCTACATGGTCGATTTCTACCTGGCGCTCTGCGAAGCCGCGGGCATCGAAACGGAGCGGCGCGATCCGGAACTGCCCTTCTCGGGCGCAGATGCGGAGGCTGCAGGCGCGGTCCTCGATCGCCGGGGCATCCGGCCGGCCGATCCGCTGGTGCTCCTGCACGCGGGGGCGGCCTTCGGCCCGGCCAAGCGGTGGCCGCTGAGCCGCTTCGCACGCCTGGCGGAGTGGATCGCGGATGAATGCGGCGCCCGTGTCGCCGTCATCGGCGGGCGGAACGAGGTCGCCGCGGCCGCAGAGGTGGCGCGTGAAGCGCGCGTTCCCATCGTCGATCTGACCGACTGCGGCATCGACCTGCACCTGCTCAAGCCCGTGGTGGCCCGCAGCCGTCTTCTGGTGACGACCGACTCCGGCCCTCGCCACTACGGGATCGCGCTGGGCGTGCCGACCGTCTGCCTGATGGGGCCCACGCATCCCGGCTACAGCACCAGCGGCCGGCCGCACGACCGTCTCGTCCGGGTCGACGTGCCCTGCGGGCCCTGCCAGAGGCGCGCCTGCCCCCTCGACCATCGCTGCATGGAACGCCTCACCGTCGAGATGGTTGCGGAGGCCTGCAGGGCCGCCCTGTCTGACGTTTCGGGAGACACCGCCGGATGATCAGGCTGGACAACGTCGTCAAGAGATTCGGCAGGGTGACCGCCGTAGACGGGCTGAGCCTGGAGGTGCCGGCAGGCGAGTTCTTCGTGTTTCTGGGCCCGAACGGGGCCGGGAAGACCACGACCATCAAGCTGATCGCGGGCCTGCTGCGTCCGACCTCCGGGCGCGTCCTGCTGGGCGGATTCGACGTTCAGGCCGACTCCATCCGGGCGCGGTCGATCATCAGCTACGTGCCCGATCAGCCGTTCCTGTACGAGAAGCTGACCGGCCGCGAGTTCATGTGGTTCGTCGGCCGCATGTATGGCATGGAAGACGGGACGATCCGCCGGGAGGTCGACCGGATGGCCGATGTGTTCGAGCTGCACGACTTCCTGGACGAGATGGGCCAGACCTACTCGCACGGCATGAAGCAGCGTGTCGTCGTCGGCGCCGCCCTGCTCCACGATCCGAAGGTGCTCGTGATCGACGAGCCGCTGGTGGGACTCGACCCCAAGGGGGCCAACACGCTCAAGAACCTCCTGCGCGACCTGACCGCCGGCGGAGTCGCGGTCTTCATGTCCACCCACACCCTCGCCGTGGCCGAGGAGACGGCCGACCGCGTCGGCATCATCCGGCGGGGCTCGCTGATCGCGCTGGGGACGCTGGAGGAAATCTACGCCGCCGCACAGACCGACAGCCGCCTCGAGGACGCCTTTCTGCGGCTGACCGAGGAGTCGTAATGGAGGCCGGCGGCATGGACGATCTGAGGGGGCTGGCGGGCGCGCGCCTGCGGATGCTCGGCCACGCCGCGCACGAGTTCCTCACCGGATCGCGGCTCCGTGCGGCCGTCGTGCTCGGGCTGGTCGCCGGCTTCTGGCTGCTGATGTTCGCGATGTTTCGCGATGCCTTCGCGTTCCTGAACTCGTACCGCGGGCTGAGCGACATCGTGCTCGACTACCTGTTCGCGTTCTTCTACCTCTCGCTCCTGGTGATGATGACGATCAGCAACGCCGTCATCGCCTACGCGTCGCTCTTCCGGAGCGAGGAGACGACGTTCCTGTTCGCCCTGCCTCTGGGCGAGGAGAACACGTTCTGCTACCGCGCGACGGACTCGCTCGTCTTCAGCACCTGGGGCATGGCGACCCTGGTGGTGCCGATGATCCTGGCCTACGGCGTCACGTTTCCCACCCACGTGATGTTCTACCCGGCGGCGGCGGTGCTGGCCGTGCTGTTCCTGCTGCTGGCCACGGAACTCGGGGCGTTCTTCGCCTTGCTGGCCGCGCTCGTGCTGCCGCGCCGAAAGGGCACGATCCTGGCGCTGCTCATCGCCGTCGGCTGCACGCTGCTCCTCCTCTGGGTTCTGCCCCTCTGGCGGCAACGCTCACAGAACCTCTTCAGCGAGGCCGGCATCCGGTCCGTGATCGACCGCATCGCGTTCTGCCAGCACTGGGCCCTGCCGAGCCGCTGGGTGAGCCACGGCATGCTGGCGGCCGCCCGCGGGCAGGCGCGCCAGGCGCTCTTCCTGACCCTGATGCTCGCGTCCAACGTCGCCTTCGTCGGCATGGTCACGCGGCGGTTCGGCTTCCATGCCTTCCGGCATGCGTGGACGTCGCTGCAGGGGGCCGGCAGCCGGAGGCGCCGCACCGCCAACGGCGTGGCCGATGCCCTTCTGGACGGCCTGGTGTGGTTCCTGCCGCTCCGCCTGCGCCTCCTGGTCGTCAAGGATCTGAAGACCTTCCTGCGCGACCCCACACAGTGGTCGCAGTTCCTGCTCTTCTTCGGGCTGCTCGGCCTCTACGCGTTCAACATGCCACGCTTCGGCCTGCAGGACGCCGCACCCCTCTGGCACAGCCTGAGTTCGAACCTGAACCTGGCGGCGACGTGCCTGACGCTCGCAACGCTGACGAGCCGGTTCGTCTTCCCTCAGTTGAGCCTGGAGGGCCGGCGCATCTGGATCACGGGGCTCCTGCCGCTCCCCCGCACGACCGTCCTGTGGGGCAAGTTCTTCTTCGCCGCCGCCGGCACGTTCGTCATCAGCGCCGGCCTGGTGGCCGTCGGCGACACGTCCATCGGACTGCCGGCGTGGACGGTGGCCGTGCACGTGCTGACGGTCGCCTGCGTCTGCTGCGGCCTGAACGGGCTGGCCGTCGGGCTCGGCGCGCTCTACCCGCGCCCGGGCACCGACAACCCGTCGCGGATCGTCAGCAGCTTCGGCGGCACGCTGAACCTGATGTGCAGCATCAGTTTCCTGGCCTTCGCGCTGGCGCCCGTCGTCGTGCCCCTGCACATGCACGCGGTCGGGATCCTGCACGGCGGCCGGTTCGCGTTCTGGATGGCGGCGGGGCAGACGGTCGTACTGGCCGTATCGGCCGTCGCCTGCCTGGTGCCCATGCTCGCCGGCGCCCGTGCCTTCCGCCGCATGGAGTTCTGAACGGCCCCACCGCCGGCGCCACCGGCACGCAGGATTCGGGCGCGCTCAGACGGCGATGATGCACGTCCGGCCGGGCTCGAGGCCCGTCGACGCCGGCAGCGTCAGGTAGTGGTGTTCGTGGGGCTCGTCCGGCCCCTGGCAGGTGCACTGCTCGCTTACCACGCGCAGGCGGCGGCGCGTTCCGTCCACGTCCGCCATGAACGCCGCGCCCGGCTGCGGCACCCTCCCCCACTCCGTCTTCGGCCACAACACGCACAGCCCGAAGTCGTCCCTGTGCAGCACCTTTCTCCTGACCCGCGTCGCCATTCGCCCCGCCTCCACAGATTGGTCATCCACGACTACGCAAAAGCAGAGCACCTGCCGCAGAGCACGCGCAGGGCGCTGAAACAACGCCATCCCCTGCCGCCTCTGCGTCCTCCCCTCTCTCTGCGGTGAAACCGATACGAGCCGTTCCCCCCCAGAGAAAGGGGCGCCCGTAGTCGGGGCGCCCCTTGGCGTGCGTCGGTACGGCTCTGAGATGCGTCACTCGGTGGCGTTCGAGTCGCGGAAGACGACGTCGCGCTCGGCCACCTCGGCCAGCACCTTGCGGAACTCGGGGCCCCGCTGCCAGCACTGGCAGCTCTTGATGAGTTCGATCGCGCTGTCGGCAGTGGCCTTGACCTCCAGTTCCTTCCGGCCGCGGCCGATGGCGTCCTTCTCGCGGTTCAGGATGCCGTCGCGATACTTGTCGATCCACTGGACCTGCGCCATGGTGCCGGCGAACAGGTGCTGGGTGTTGATGTTGCGCTTGAAGACCGGGCCGATGAGGTCGTCTTCCCACAGGAAGCCCGTGCCGCCGTGGCCCGCGTAGGCGATGTGACGGCCCATGAGGTCCTTCAGGGCGCTCTGGGCGGCCTGCAGACGGCCGAAGTCGATCTTGAACTGCTCGCCCGCCTTGGCGGCGTGTTTGCTGCCGACCTCGTAGGCGATGCCGTCGGCGTCGGTCTTCTGCACGAACGTGGTCAGGTGCTTCAGGAACGCCTGAGCCTCTTCCTCCGGCATCGTCGGCGCGCCCTTGGGGGCGTGCGGCCCCGGCCAGTAGGCGTATTCCTCTTCCTCGCCGCTGCTGCCGGTCGCGCTGAACTCGGCCTCGATGATCACGTCCGTGTTGTCCAGACCCACGCGGACGCCGTCGATCAGCCACTTGGAGCTGGCCAGGTTCACGGCCGCCGGGGTGGCGCCGGTGTCGATCATCGCCCAGGCGGGGTCGCTCAGGTCCACCGAGCCGAAGAAGTCGCGCGCATACTCGCCGAACTCGTCGCTGGTCAGGTAGTTGACGTATGCGGCGAACTCCCCCTTGCTCACGTTGCAGCCGATGGACTCGATGGCGTCCTCCAGCAGTGCGCGCGCCACCGGCTCGTAGATGCCGCCGCAGCCGTGCGGTTCGGCGTAGGCCTTCACGCTGAACTTCGGCGAGGTGTAGTGGTCCAGGCTCATCCAGATCAAGTCGGCATCGTAATCGTCCGCGATCCAGTCAAGCATCTGGGCCGCCCGCCGGGCGCCCACGGCGGCGGGGCGCGTGCGCGTGTTGCGCCGGACGCCTTCGATGGGCTTCAGCTTCTTCGGGTGGCTGCCGGTCTGGTCCGTGGCCGTGTAGCTGATCTGGATGATCTGCGGGCTGCCCTGGAAGGCGGCCGAGGCCATCACGAGCCCACGCAACTGCACCTCGAGGGCGAAGTTGGCGTTCGACGCCAGCAGCGTACACCGCTCCCCGAGCGGCCGCAGGTTGCCCGCCGCATCGAAAGGATACATCGCCTCCAGCACTGCACGCAGTTCCCTGCTGCTTCTCAGCATCTGTCTCTCCTGACCGTTGCACGGCAAGGGGGAAAAAGAAGGGATCACCTTCGGAAAATCGGATGATAAGGATAGAGGATACTGAAACCCGGCCGCCGAATCAAGGGCGGCAGACTCGCAGGGCATCGGCATCCTGAAGCGGCCCGGC containing:
- the waaF gene encoding lipopolysaccharide heptosyltransferase II; the encoded protein is MAQDPPQRIGIRAPNWVGDVVMATPVLRAVRERFPAACVTLVVRKGLERIVHGAPWFDECIVYGPRGMRSAGEFLRTVRALRRPRCDLALVLPNSFSSALMFRLAGARRRVGYARDARSFLLTDALPRPSRDGRFRPTYMVDFYLALCEAAGIETERRDPELPFSGADAEAAGAVLDRRGIRPADPLVLLHAGAAFGPAKRWPLSRFARLAEWIADECGARVAVIGGRNEVAAAAEVAREARVPIVDLTDCGIDLHLLKPVVARSRLLVTTDSGPRHYGIALGVPTVCLMGPTHPGYSTSGRPHDRLVRVDVPCGPCQRRACPLDHRCMERLTVEMVAEACRAALSDVSGDTAG
- a CDS encoding ABC transporter ATP-binding protein: MIRLDNVVKRFGRVTAVDGLSLEVPAGEFFVFLGPNGAGKTTTIKLIAGLLRPTSGRVLLGGFDVQADSIRARSIISYVPDQPFLYEKLTGREFMWFVGRMYGMEDGTIRREVDRMADVFELHDFLDEMGQTYSHGMKQRVVVGAALLHDPKVLVIDEPLVGLDPKGANTLKNLLRDLTAGGVAVFMSTHTLAVAEETADRVGIIRRGSLIALGTLEEIYAAAQTDSRLEDAFLRLTEES